A window of Spirosoma rhododendri genomic DNA:
AATAGCAGGAATTGCAATAGATATTTGAATAGTGTCGTCTTCAAATGCTGCTAGGCCACAAGCAATAGTAGCAATTTTATTATTCATTGGAGAAAGAATAGTATTAAATCCTTTGTACAAATTAATGTGATTTAAAATATCCTTTTTTGAAGTTTCTATATCTGTGCACGAAAACTCGAAAGATTTAGCATTAGGATACTCGCATATAAGTTCCTCAATTCTAATCTTATTTAATTTATAATGCTCGTCAGATATAGATCCATTTTTTTTGCCATATCCAACTGTTATCAAAGAGGGTTCGTAAGCATTTATTAATGAGATCGCTCTTTCCAACTCATATCCCATCAGTATAATTAAATGATATGGTCTTGAAGGTTTTATTACTCCTAAATAACCATATACGGAATTAACTTCAATAATACCTTTGGATAACCACTTCTCCCGCTCAGGCAATCCTACCGCGTACTCTTTTGCACAAGTATATAGAAAATGAATAGCATTATTACTACCCAACAAATTACGCAGTAATCTAACCAAGATCAACAAGGTTTGACGTGTAAAAGTCGATATATCTATTAAAAAAGATGCATCTCGGTTATCAGATATAGTTGAAACAATGACTTCTAAAATGTTTCTGGCTGTTAAGATTTGATTTGTATTATCAATTTCTAAAACTGAGAATCCATTTTCTATAAAAAATTTTAAATTGCTTTTAATTAATTCCAGATGGGGCATACTGACAGAAACCACTCTATCTATGAACGAGACTTCTGGTAAAACAGACCTCATTACAGATAAAGAACGTTCTTCATAACTAGCAGATGCTATGAAAATATCATACTTAGGTAGCAGATGCTTAGGTAGCTGCGTAAGAGAAACTTTCATTAGTTTTCATCCAGTTGATTGTTAAACAATGTCAAGTCGCCAAGATCACTACTAGAAATAGTCATTTCACGTATAAATCTATCAGGTCTATAAGTTGCCTGAAGCAACTTCTCAGAAGTGAAAAATTTATACCCCGCAAAACTAGAAGGATCAAGGAAAAAACAAGGAGCCAAGATCCTACTTAAAATATATAACCTTGTCCTACCTGTGCCTTCTTTATTACCTATCGTATGCTTATGAAAGTACCCAAATCTTATACCTAAATTTATAATTTCAATTAAATCTGGATCAGGATACCCTGAAATAGCAAAAGAAAAAACACGTCTTTCACTTCTATCGGATATTAAATAACTGTGAAAAAGTCCGCCCAAACCATTAATCAGATTTCTTAATCTTTCGACCTTAGATAAATATTTAGGATCGCTTTTAATCTGATTAATATCTTGATTCAATTTATCATATTCGTCAAAAATTTGCTTAATAGAGTAGTCTCTTATTTCTTCATTCTGAACGGAAGGGGGTATTTGGGTGATATCTACGTACCTGATAGCTGGATCTTTTAATTTTAGATTTCTATACTGATTATTAAACATTTTAGCAGCAGGTGTTAAGAAATGTCTGATAATTCCAGAAGAGATATTTACTAACTGATTGAAGCCGGAATAACTAAATGTATGACCTGATTTTGAATTACCCTTTAAACTTTTAATGTAGTTAGAGACTGCGTACCTCTGTATATCGTCATTTTCTCTATATCCCCTACCTTCCTTTTCGAAATTCTCAGCTATAAGTTTTTTTTGCTTATTAATTTCTTCAATCTGATTTAAATCTTGAGGAAAAAAGTACTCTGGATCTATATCAATTCTTTCAAAAAAATATTCAAATCTCTTTTGAACAATTTGTCTAATTCTTGTATTGTAAATAGCTTTCGAAGAAGTATATACGCTCAAAATATTAATATCAAAATAGTCATGTGGACTATCAATATTAGTTCCACTGATTGTATTATATGTTTTATAGTTTAACTGTGTCGAAATTTTTAAAGATACTTCGGCATTAGATCGATAAGAAACCCAAGTGTTTAATACTACTGTTTGAGATTCAGATAAATTATCTGCATCATCAACGAGTAAAAAAATTGGCTTATTAGGAAATATTGTAAGCTTTTTTAGTTCTTTGAGTATAGGATAGAGAAAAGAAAGATAGTCACATAGAGCTCCATTATATATAACATTAGAAGATTGATCTCCCTTACTTTTATTTGCTACATTTCTTTTTAAATATTGTGTGGCTTCCGTAAAAACTTCAAAACATATTTGTGAAATAATATCAAAGGCTTCTTTTGGGTTTTTAGGGTTAAAGTCGTAATCTTCTTGATTATTCCAACCGCAAAGCTTCAATTTTCTTACAAAGCTTTTATTATAAAACGCAACTATCTCTGCTGTCAAATCATCTGTACTTTTTTCTAAA
This region includes:
- a CDS encoding ORC-CDC6 family AAA ATPase, coding for MEFLKQNPFVVLSPEGKEVENTSAETIHKLFVDVFDDFKSIPEQGHVFLNGPRGSGKSMMFRFLLPDCQLIDKKKTQYNELPFFGIHIPIKLTSINNPEFDLVKDFGDYIFNEHILTMYFAELIFNSFTTLNYNNLEKSTDDLTAEIVAFYNKSFVRKLKLCGWNNQEDYDFNPKNPKEAFDIISQICFEVFTEATQYLKRNVANKSKGDQSSNVIYNGALCDYLSFLYPILKELKKLTIFPNKPIFLLVDDADNLSESQTVVLNTWVSYRSNAEVSLKISTQLNYKTYNTISGTNIDSPHDYFDINILSVYTSSKAIYNTRIRQIVQKRFEYFFERIDIDPEYFFPQDLNQIEEINKQKKLIAENFEKEGRGYRENDDIQRYAVSNYIKSLKGNSKSGHTFSYSGFNQLVNISSGIIRHFLTPAAKMFNNQYRNLKLKDPAIRYVDITQIPPSVQNEEIRDYSIKQIFDEYDKLNQDINQIKSDPKYLSKVERLRNLINGLGGLFHSYLISDRSERRVFSFAISGYPDPDLIEIINLGIRFGYFHKHTIGNKEGTGRTRLYILSRILAPCFFLDPSSFAGYKFFTSEKLLQATYRPDRFIREMTISSSDLGDLTLFNNQLDEN